A single genomic interval of Solimonas sp. K1W22B-7 harbors:
- the prmB gene encoding 50S ribosomal protein L3 N(5)-glutamine methyltransferase, with amino-acid sequence MPSPTQTSVLRSVRDLVRWGASQFKAGGLHFGHGTDNALDEAFHLVLHALHLPPDLPALYLEAAVTDTERAAVIKLLQQRIKTRQPAAYLIGEIQFCGLPFTVDERVLVPRSPIAEMIERRFAPWLQHEPQTILDLCAGSGCIGIAAAHAFPDARVDLAELSPGALAVCRLNIERHDCGEQVRALKSDLFSGLGETRYDLIVSNPPYVPVAEWKALPEEFHQEPRMALAAGKDGMDLVARILAEAPARLVEGGWLVCEVGGSVPEFEARWPRLPVTWVEFERGGDGVFIISKEDLESANERK; translated from the coding sequence ATGCCTTCCCCGACCCAGACTTCCGTGCTGCGCAGCGTGCGCGACCTCGTGCGCTGGGGGGCGAGCCAGTTCAAGGCCGGCGGCCTGCATTTCGGGCACGGTACGGACAACGCGCTGGACGAGGCGTTCCACCTGGTGCTGCACGCCCTGCACCTGCCGCCCGACCTGCCGGCCCTGTACCTGGAAGCGGCGGTGACCGACACCGAGCGCGCCGCCGTGATCAAGCTGCTGCAGCAGCGCATCAAGACGCGCCAGCCGGCCGCCTACCTGATCGGCGAAATCCAGTTCTGTGGCTTGCCGTTCACCGTGGACGAGCGCGTGCTGGTGCCGCGTTCGCCGATCGCCGAGATGATCGAGCGTCGTTTCGCGCCCTGGCTGCAGCATGAGCCGCAGACGATCCTCGATCTCTGCGCCGGCAGCGGCTGCATCGGCATCGCCGCCGCCCACGCCTTCCCGGACGCCCGGGTGGACCTGGCCGAGCTGTCGCCCGGCGCGCTGGCGGTGTGCCGCCTGAACATCGAGCGCCACGACTGCGGCGAGCAGGTGCGGGCGCTGAAGTCCGACCTGTTCTCCGGCCTGGGCGAGACACGCTACGACCTGATCGTCAGCAACCCGCCCTACGTGCCGGTGGCGGAGTGGAAGGCACTGCCCGAGGAATTCCACCAGGAGCCGCGCATGGCGCTGGCCGCCGGCAAGGACGGCATGGACCTGGTCGCGCGCATCCTGGCCGAGGCACCCGCGCGCCTGGTCGAGGGCGGCTGGCTGGTCTGCGAAGTCGGCGGCAGCGTGCCCGAGTTCGAGGCCCGCTGGCCGCGGCTGCCGGTGACCTGGGTGGAGTTCGAACGCGGCGGCGACGGCGTGTTCATCATTTCAAAAGAAGACCTGGAGTCCGCGAATGAACGCAAATGA
- a CDS encoding SCO family protein, translated as MANAHKPVLYGMIAALAAVLGVVAAVTLMQPRGSAGLQSGILLPQPRALPAFTLTDQDGQALTAARLAGSWTLLFPGFTYCPDVCPTTLALLKQVKASLGPDSALRVVFLSVDPERDTPQRLKSYVAQFDPSFVGATVAEPQLAEVARALGIAYAKVPGATPESYQMDHSAAMILLNPQAQVVAYLTPPFELPKLVADLRPLTGKAP; from the coding sequence ATGGCCAACGCTCACAAACCGGTCCTCTACGGCATGATCGCCGCCCTCGCCGCCGTCCTGGGCGTGGTGGCTGCCGTCACCCTGATGCAGCCGCGCGGCAGCGCCGGACTGCAGTCCGGCATCCTGCTGCCGCAGCCGCGCGCCCTGCCCGCCTTCACGCTCACCGACCAGGACGGCCAGGCCCTCACGGCCGCCCGCCTGGCCGGCAGCTGGACCCTGCTGTTCCCCGGCTTCACCTACTGCCCCGACGTCTGCCCGACGACCCTGGCCCTGCTCAAGCAGGTCAAGGCCAGCCTGGGCCCGGACTCGGCCCTGCGCGTGGTGTTCCTGTCGGTGGATCCGGAACGCGACACCCCGCAACGCCTGAAAAGCTACGTTGCCCAGTTCGACCCATCCTTCGTCGGTGCCACCGTGGCCGAGCCGCAGCTCGCCGAGGTCGCCCGTGCGCTGGGCATCGCCTACGCCAAGGTGCCGGGCGCCACGCCCGAGAGCTACCAGATGGATCATTCCGCCGCGATGATCCTGCTCAATCCGCAGGCTCAGGTCGTGGCCTACCTGACCCCGCCTTTCGAGCTGCCCAAGCTGGTCGCCGATCTCAGGCCGCTGACCGGGAAAGCCCCTTGA
- a CDS encoding copper chaperone PCu(A)C yields MSRLACLLLLSALAACQRAPGELRIADGWIREAPADGPMAGYLRLDNGLAEAVRCDGAASPDFGAIEIHRSAVEDGMSRMLRDQVVEAPAGGHALLQPGGYHLMLFRAQRPLRAGDRATITLHCGAHQPRAEFTVRAQP; encoded by the coding sequence TTGAGTCGCCTCGCCTGCCTGCTGCTGCTGTCCGCGCTGGCGGCCTGCCAGCGCGCGCCGGGGGAACTGCGCATCGCCGACGGCTGGATTCGCGAGGCCCCGGCCGATGGCCCCATGGCCGGTTACCTGCGACTGGACAACGGCCTGGCCGAAGCCGTGCGCTGCGACGGCGCCGCCAGCCCGGATTTCGGCGCCATCGAGATCCATCGCAGCGCCGTGGAAGACGGCATGTCGCGCATGCTGCGCGACCAGGTGGTGGAAGCCCCCGCGGGCGGCCATGCCCTGTTGCAGCCGGGCGGTTATCACCTGATGCTGTTCCGCGCACAAAGGCCGCTGCGCGCCGGCGATCGTGCCACCATCACCCTGCATTGCGGCGCCCATCAGCCCCGCGCCGAATTCACCGTACGAGCCCAACCATGA
- the asd gene encoding archaetidylserine decarboxylase (Phosphatidylserine decarboxylase is synthesized as a single chain precursor. Generation of the pyruvoyl active site from a Ser is coupled to cleavage of a Gly-Ser bond between the larger (beta) and smaller (alpha chains). It is an integral membrane protein.) — MKLTGKPETDASMGDLNFARLQLALPTRFLSWLIYLVTRIRQRSFKNLFIRQFMSLYRISLAENDRSQVEQYESFNDFFTRGLRPGARVLDPSPQALLSPVDGTVSQAGEIVGDRIFQAKGHEYSAQELLGGDAELAAPFEGGRFTTIYLAPNNYHRIHMPLTGTLRHWVYVPGRLFSVNPATVRAMPGVFARNERVCAVFDTDRGPFALVMVGALFVGSMETVWAGRVTPPHKRGAVEQFRPIHPVELRRGDEMGRFNMGSTVILLTPPGMVEWDRVMTPGNPLRMGQRIAKFRA; from the coding sequence ATGAAACTCACCGGCAAGCCCGAAACCGACGCCAGCATGGGCGATCTGAACTTTGCCCGGCTGCAGCTGGCATTGCCCACGCGCTTCCTGTCCTGGCTGATCTACCTGGTCACGCGCATCCGCCAGCGCAGCTTCAAGAACCTCTTCATCCGCCAGTTCATGAGCCTGTACCGGATCAGCCTGGCGGAGAACGACCGCAGCCAGGTCGAGCAGTACGAGAGCTTCAACGACTTCTTCACCCGCGGCCTGCGGCCCGGCGCGCGCGTGCTCGACCCCAGCCCGCAGGCGCTGCTGAGCCCGGTGGATGGCACCGTCAGCCAGGCCGGCGAAATCGTCGGCGACCGCATCTTCCAGGCCAAGGGCCACGAATACTCGGCGCAGGAACTGCTGGGCGGCGACGCGGAACTGGCCGCGCCCTTCGAGGGCGGCCGCTTCACCACCATCTACCTGGCGCCCAACAACTACCACCGCATCCACATGCCGCTGACCGGCACGCTGCGCCACTGGGTCTACGTGCCGGGCCGCCTGTTCAGCGTCAACCCGGCCACCGTCCGCGCCATGCCCGGCGTGTTCGCCCGCAACGAGCGCGTCTGCGCGGTGTTCGACACCGACCGCGGCCCCTTTGCCCTGGTCATGGTCGGCGCGCTGTTCGTCGGCTCCATGGAGACCGTCTGGGCCGGCCGCGTCACCCCGCCGCACAAGCGCGGCGCGGTCGAGCAGTTCCGCCCGATCCACCCGGTGGAACTGCGCCGCGGCGACGAAATGGGCCGCTTCAACATGGGCTCCACGGTGATCCTGCTGACCCCGCCCGGCATGGTGGAATGGGACCGGGTGATGACACCCGGCAATCCCCTGCGCATGGGCCAGCGCATCGCCAAGTTCCGGGCCTGA
- a CDS encoding M48 family metalloprotease, whose amino-acid sequence MKKPLLACLTAAVMLVAASTQAESPAALDLPQIGEPADNSLSPIEEKTLGGRVVAQLYGANYMLEDPELADYVSTLGWKLASASQTKPPNLTFFIIRDPRINAFALPGGYIGVNAGLMLAASNESEVAGVLGHELAHVTQRHIARTQEDTQAATVATWLAVIAAIIAGSADPDVVIGALSVGQAMNYQRQVNYTRAHELEADRIGIQTMARAGFDPNGMSGFFSKLEQQSRLYGSGLPEILRTHPLTTNRIAEARSRAAEMPKVSPKESLEFGLMQARARVLSAERPSEAMDHYSNELAAGHDTPTNRYGLALAQSVQGQADSAAAVLAPLLEKYPRQVNINLLQARIQLLQHKNDAALSTLARSTQIYPRYAPALLEYADAMMTAGKPAEARQLLITREQVLGTQQEAHNLLAQAARDLDNLPEASYQSAIYLFMRGDAGNAIAQLDAGLRLPDLTPQERARLAAKRQEVRDTLPENWRPPREQRDRM is encoded by the coding sequence ATGAAAAAGCCGCTCCTTGCCTGCCTCACCGCCGCCGTGATGCTCGTCGCCGCCAGTACCCAGGCGGAGTCGCCGGCGGCGCTGGACCTGCCGCAGATCGGCGAGCCGGCGGACAATTCGCTGTCGCCCATCGAGGAAAAGACCCTCGGCGGCAGGGTCGTGGCGCAGCTTTACGGCGCCAACTACATGCTGGAAGACCCGGAGCTGGCGGACTATGTCTCGACGCTGGGCTGGAAGCTGGCCTCGGCCAGCCAGACCAAGCCGCCCAACCTGACCTTCTTCATCATCCGCGATCCGCGCATCAACGCCTTCGCCCTGCCCGGCGGCTACATCGGCGTCAATGCCGGCCTGATGCTGGCGGCCAGCAACGAAAGCGAAGTGGCCGGCGTGCTCGGCCACGAACTGGCGCACGTCACCCAACGCCACATCGCGCGCACCCAGGAAGACACCCAGGCGGCGACGGTCGCCACCTGGCTGGCGGTGATCGCCGCCATCATCGCCGGCTCCGCCGACCCCGACGTGGTGATCGGCGCGCTGTCGGTCGGCCAGGCGATGAACTACCAGCGCCAGGTCAACTACACCCGCGCGCATGAACTGGAAGCCGACCGCATCGGCATCCAGACCATGGCGCGCGCCGGCTTCGACCCCAACGGCATGAGCGGCTTCTTCTCCAAGCTGGAGCAGCAGTCGCGTCTCTATGGCAGCGGCCTGCCGGAGATCCTGCGCACCCATCCCCTGACCACCAACCGCATCGCCGAGGCCCGCTCCCGCGCCGCCGAGATGCCCAAGGTATCTCCCAAGGAATCGCTGGAATTCGGCCTGATGCAGGCCCGCGCCCGCGTGCTGTCGGCCGAGCGCCCCAGCGAGGCGATGGACCACTACAGCAACGAACTGGCCGCCGGCCACGACACGCCGACCAACCGCTACGGCCTGGCGCTGGCGCAGTCGGTACAGGGCCAGGCCGACAGTGCCGCCGCGGTGCTGGCGCCGCTGCTGGAAAAGTACCCGCGCCAGGTCAACATCAACCTGCTGCAGGCACGCATCCAGCTGCTGCAGCACAAGAACGACGCCGCCCTGTCGACCCTGGCGCGCAGCACCCAGATCTACCCGCGCTACGCACCGGCCCTGCTGGAATACGCCGACGCGATGATGACCGCCGGCAAGCCCGCCGAGGCGCGCCAGCTGCTGATCACGCGCGAACAGGTCCTGGGCACGCAGCAGGAAGCCCACAACCTCCTGGCGCAAGCCGCGCGCGACCTCGACAACCTGCCCGAGGCCTCCTACCAGAGCGCCATCTACCTGTTCATGCGCGGCGACGCCGGCAACGCCATCGCCCAGCTCGACGCCGGCCTGCGCCTGCCCGACCTGACGCCGCAGGAACGCGCGCGCCTGGCGGCGAAGCGGCAGGAAGTGCGCGATACGCTGCCGGAGAACTGGCGGCCGCCGAGGGAGCAGCGGGACAGGATGTGA
- a CDS encoding NAD-dependent epimerase/dehydratase family protein yields MARTAFVTGATGFVGFNLVEELIDQGWDVIALHRPQSDVSLLERYPQIGRVTGDITDSRSLKNIVPRHVDCVFHVAGNTSLWSRSHAEQIKVNVRGTRNMVRASLDAGVKRFVHTSSVVAYGLHGGIVTEDTPTRGSAAPVNYIRSKALAEREIHKGIANGLQGVIINPSNILGRYDTANWSRMFRLIQQGRLPGVPAGGGSFCHAREVARAHVAAAERGAVAQNYLLGGAQSSYLGLARDVSRIMGLRRRFYLLHPRLMHGYAKLEEVFAPLFRREPEITAETVVLLSQNIYCSSRKAQNELGYKPQQMDAMLKDCYDWMLGAGLLKKAPH; encoded by the coding sequence ATGGCAAGGACGGCATTCGTTACCGGTGCGACGGGCTTCGTCGGATTCAACCTGGTCGAGGAACTGATCGACCAGGGCTGGGACGTGATCGCCCTGCATCGGCCGCAGTCCGATGTCTCCCTGCTGGAGCGCTATCCGCAGATCGGGCGCGTCACCGGCGACATCACCGACTCCCGCAGCCTCAAGAACATCGTGCCGCGCCACGTCGACTGCGTGTTCCACGTCGCCGGCAATACCAGCCTGTGGTCGCGCTCCCATGCCGAGCAGATCAAGGTCAACGTGCGCGGCACCCGCAACATGGTGCGCGCCTCGCTGGATGCCGGGGTCAAGCGCTTCGTCCACACCTCCAGCGTCGTCGCCTACGGCCTGCACGGCGGCATCGTCACCGAGGACACGCCAACCCGCGGCAGCGCCGCGCCGGTCAACTACATCCGCAGCAAGGCGCTGGCCGAGCGCGAGATCCACAAGGGCATCGCCAACGGACTGCAGGGGGTGATCATCAATCCCTCCAACATCCTCGGCCGCTACGACACCGCCAACTGGTCGCGCATGTTCCGCCTGATCCAGCAGGGCCGCTTGCCGGGCGTGCCCGCCGGCGGCGGCAGCTTCTGCCACGCCCGCGAGGTGGCGCGTGCCCACGTCGCTGCAGCCGAGCGCGGCGCGGTGGCGCAGAACTACCTGCTGGGCGGAGCGCAGTCGAGCTACCTGGGCCTGGCGCGAGATGTCAGCCGCATCATGGGGCTGCGCCGCCGTTTCTATCTGCTGCATCCGCGGCTGATGCATGGCTACGCCAAGCTCGAAGAAGTCTTTGCGCCGCTGTTCCGGCGCGAGCCGGAGATCACCGCCGAGACGGTGGTGCTGCTGTCGCAGAACATCTACTGCAGCAGCCGCAAGGCGCAGAACGAACTGGGCTACAAGCCGCAGCAGATGGACGCGATGCTGAAGGATTGCTACGACTGGATGCTGGGCGCGGGGTTGTTGAAGAAAGCGCCGCACTGA